CAGCAGACCTCCGTTCCCTCATTCCACACATAGTATTTCTAAGTTCCTTTTAGTATCAATACGTAGCACTTGCTATGAATTGTAGCAACCTATATATACCGCTAGGCCATTCTCGATTCTGATAACAGGCCGGGGGTGGCAGGATAGAGGAGATCCAGGAGTTACTGGAGCAATTCGACGAGCGATCAAAGACCAATTTCTCTTTTCTCGCTGGCTTCGAGAATCGAGAGTTCCTGTTCCGGAGTCTGGTCGAACTGGACTACAGAACACCGGAGCTCTGGTTGGCGATGGGTCGAGCGAACGAACTAACGACTCTGTCATGCGTTCCCCCGGGATATCGAAGTGAGTTGGTACACGCCAAGAACCTGACAACGCTGATAACCGTGATTTCGGACGACGCGGCCGACAGCACGAAGGACAGATGGACACTGGAGAAGGTCGCAAGCATAGTGATGGCGAAACTGGAGAACAACCCTGTCGTATTCGATGCGTCCAACGAGCATCTTCTGCTCGCGGCATCCAGCTGGGACGAGGTCGTTTGCATCCTCGAAAGTGCCCCCCGCTTTGAGGAGTTCAAGGACCTCTTGCTCTTCGACATGGGTGAGTTGATGCAGTGCCAGAGATTCAATTTTGCTATAAACACGAATCCCCTCCTCTGCAATACGGACGAATATCTGGCATACGGAACGCACAACTTCAACGTGAAACCGCATATGACCATGGATCTGATGTTCTCTCCGGATTTCAGGAGGGAGGACCTAGCTGCGTTCCGAAGAGCGCTCCATCACATCCAGATCGCCATTCAGCTCGTCAACGACGTCCACACCATCGACCGAGAGATAATGGAGGAAGGCTCCTTCGGGAACTACTCGATGATATGGGGCCTGGAAAAGGGAAAGATCTCAATCGACGACATCTACCACATGCGTGCTTCCAAGATCAAGAAGGCATTCCCCCTCCGGGACTTCGAGAAGAAGTGGAAGCGCCACATGGGCAAAGCAAGGGAACTGCTCTCACACACCAGCTCCTTCGATATCGATATCTTTCTGGAATCGGTCCGCGACATCAGGAGGATGTATGAGGCCTCGAGCGGGACCATGTGATAACCGAGCGTCAAGCCTTATATAGAGACCCTCCGATAATCGCGACTAGTGTTCCCATGAGACGCATTCTGGCGGTTCTGCTGGCGACCGTGCTCATCGCCATCCCACTGAACTTCACTATCGAGAACGAGGACCCCGACCCCCCATTCGGGCCCATCCTGATGCCCCCGAACCCTGAGGTGTACGGCTCAACGCCCGCCCCGGAGTTCAGGGAGTATCCGAGGACGAGGGGCACGCGATCGGTCGGAACGGAGGAGATCATTGTCATCCTCGTCGAGTTCACCGACTTCGGCCATCAGGTAACGAACACGCAGGCGAAGTTCCAGACCCTCATGTTCAGCACCACGTCGGGCGAGAGCAGCCTCCACAACTACTACGACGAGGCCTCATACGGTCAGCTGAGCGTCGTCGGTAACTCCTCGGCATGGTACACGGTCTCGAACCCGATGAGCGAGTACGGGGCCGACAGCCTCTCTGGCACGGACGACGCCAACGGACCCGTCTACAGGCTGGTGACGGACGCTGTGCTGCTCGCCGATGCTGATATCGACTTCAGCGAGTACGACAATGACGGGGACGGGATAGTGGACCATCTGGCTGTGGTGCACGCCGGACAGGGACAGGAGTCCTCGCCGAACACCAACACGATCTGGTCGCACAGATGGGCCGTCGTGGACTCGGACATGTCCGCTCCCGGGAACCAGGAGCTCATGGTGGACGGAGTGCAGGTCTACTGGTACACGATGCAGTCGGAGTCCTCCCCGATGGGCGTGTTCGCTCACGAGTTCGGACATGACCTCGGATTGATCGACCTCTACGACACCGAGAGCGACAGCGAAGGTATCGGGCCGTGGGGCCTCATGGGGCAGGGTGCCTGGCTGGGTTCCCCCGCAGGTTCCGAGCCCGCGCATCCGTGCGCCTGGTCCAAGATCGAGCTGGGATGGGTGGTGCCCTTCGAGGTGCTCACACCGCTCGTGGCGGAGGACATACCCCAGGTCGAGACCTCGGGCGCGATCTACAAGCTTCCCATTGCGGACACGCCGGCGGGAGAAGAGTACTTCCTGATAGAGAACAGACAGAGGGTCGGCTTCGATTCCGCGCTCCCGGGAGGCGGTCTCCTCATCTGGCACGTGGACGAGAGCGTGGACAGCAATGACAATCAGTTCCACAGGAGAGTGGACCTGGAGGAGGCGGACGAGGTGAACGGCGAGAACCCGACTCAGGCGACCGACCCTTGGTTCGACTCGGAAGAGGGCTTCACGCCGACCTCCATTCCAGACAGCGGCACCTACGCGAATGCCAGGTCTGGATGGAAGGTGAGGAACATCTCCGCCTCGAACACTACCATGACGGCCGACATCACGCGGGAGGTCGAGGACGACCTGGCTGTCACGGCGGTCACTTCGAAGACGACTGCGGAAGTGGGAGAGACCTTGACGATAAGGGCCACGATCGAGAACAAGGGGACGAACAACAGGACGGATTTCAACGTCACGCTCACGGTCTACGATGAGGCGTACGAGCCGCAGTCGGAGCTGTTCAACAACACGATCATTGTGTCCTCCCTTCTGAGCCGAGCGGTGACGAACCTCACTTGGATGTACACCCCTTCCGACATAGGGAAGATCCTTTTCGAGGTCCTCGTGGACCCTTCGGACGACGAGATACCGGAGAACAACGACAGGATAGTCCATTCAACTGTGAGCACTGTCTACTTCTTCGACGACGTCGAGAGCGGGAGCACGATATGGGAGACGAACTCGGCGGGAGAGGTTTACAGATGGGAGATCGTGGACGACGCAACGGCGGGAGGTGGAAGCTTCAGTACGACGCACTCCTGGAAGCTCGGGTTCTTCGGAGACGGAGGGGGGACACTGCCTTCAAAGCGACTGTACCTGCAGACGGCCAACATCTCGGTCCCGGGAGGGGGGCCCGTGTACTTGAGCTTCTTCCACAAGTACTTCCTCGGAGAGCTACAGGAGCGGGAGGGGTTCGCGATAAGCAAAACGGACCGCTCGAATGTCACAATCTCTGTTGACGGCGGTGCTTGGATAACCCTTGATATGTTCGAGTTCTCGCAGAACTCGTGGGAGCTGAGCCTGTACGATATCTCCTCCGACATCTCCCCCGCGGGGTCGGACGTTCGCATACGCTTTGACATATACGTGAGAGTATTGCCCAAGTCCGGCGGGTGGTGGATCGACGACATCGCGCTGTTGGCGAACCCCCCGCAAGAAGGACTCGTTCTGAGGATCTACGAGGACACGGACAGCGTCAATCCTGGCGGCTACGCCGGATTTCTGTTGAAGCTCACCAACGTCGGGGATACGACCGACACGTTCCGGTTCGGGATAGATGTCCTCATCACCGGATGGAGCGCATACTTGAGCCAGAACGCATCGGATGTGCGACCTGTCGGCGACTTCGAGATGAGCCTGGGAAGGGACGAGGAAGCGATCATATTCCTCACTATCCAGACCGCGGAGGACACGCCGAGGGGCACGGAGCACCTAGCGACCCTGACTGCGATGTCCATGGGGGATACTAGAAAGGAGGACGCGGTCACCTTCACGACCGTGATCAGGCAAGACCCCCTCTTCGAGCTCCTGATGAAGGCGTTCTACTACGGCATCATCTTCCTCATCGTCCTGGTGGTCGTTGCGGTGATCGTGAACGTCCTCAGACAGCACAAGAACAAACCTAAATATCCCGGCTACTGATTCCCTATTGTGTTTGTGGAACATCCTCTTCTCAAGGATGGCTATATCGAGAAGAGGGACTATCAGGTGAACATCGCCAGGTCCTGCTCGAAGAGCCCCACGCTCGTCGTTCTCCCCACGGGGATGGGGAAGACGGTCATTGCCACTCTCGTCATCGCGGACAGGATGGGCGACGGTCGGAAGATACTCCTCCTTGCCCCCACAAAGCCCCTTGTGGCGCAGCACGCGAAGTCGTTGACGACCTTCATGAGGAGCCCGAACCTCGTGCAGTTCACTGGAGAGGTCCCGCCGCCCTCCCGCGTGGACCTTTGGCGGGAACATGATATCATCGTTTCGACTCCCCAGGTCATCGAGAACGACCTGGAATCGGGCCGCATCGACCTGGCGGACGTCTCGCTCGTCATCTTCGACGAGGCCCACCGGGCGGTCGGCGACTATGCCTACGTCCCCATCGGAAGGGCGTGCAAGGAGAGGAAGATGCTCACGCTCGGAATGACCGCCTCGCCCGGGAGCGACCCCGCCAAGATCCTGGAGGTCTGCGATAATCTCGGAATCGTGGGAGTGGAGATCAGGACGGACTACGACCCAGACGTGGTCAACTACATCCACGACATCGACGTCAGCTACATTGGCGTCGAGGTGCCCGAGAACATGAAGGAGATCATCGCCCACCTGAGGAAGGCGCTGGACAAGCAGGTCCAGCAGCTCAGGGACTACGGGTTCCTGGAACCGGACAAGCCCGTGACCCGGAGGGCCCTGCTGGACGTCCAGAAGGAGGTGCAGAGGCGGCTCGCGACCGGGGAGAAGAACTACAAGCTGTACAGGGCGGCGACGCTGCAGGCCATGGCGATGAAGACAGACTATGCGATCGAGTTCGCAGAGTCCCAGGGGATCGACGCTCTGAGGGAGTATTTCACCAGGATGGTTGAGGAGAGCAAGCAGAAGGGCGCCAAGAGGGCGGCGAAGCAGATCATGAAGAGCTTCGAGGTGCTCCAGGCGATGGGTCTGACGAAGGGGGATGACTTCGACCGACCGAAGCTGAGGAAGGTCATCGAGATCCTCACGCGGCAGTTCAGGGACAAGAGGGATTCCCTCGCGATAGTGTTCACCCACTACAGAGACACGTCCGAGACGGTTACGCGGGAGCTGAGCAAGATCGGGGGCCTCAGACCGGTGAGGTTCGTTGGGCAGAGCTCGAGGGGAAAAGATCGGGGCCTCAAGCAGAAGGAGCAGGTCGAGGTCATTCGGAAGTTCGAGAGGGGAGACTGCAACGTGCTTGTAGCCACACGGGTTGCAGAAGAGGGCTTGGACATCCCGTCCACCGATCTCGTCATATTCTACGAGCCCGTCCCGTCAGAGATCAGGATGATCCAGAGAAGGGGAAGGACAGGCAGGAAGAGACCCGGAAAGGTCGTCGTTCTTGGCTCCAAAGCGACAAGGGACGAATGGTATCACCTCTCGGCGAAGAGAAAGGAGCAGAGGATGCACAGAGAGCTCGAGATACTCAGGCAGGAGCTCAAGCAGAGCATCTTCGTGGGCGAACCAGGACAGGAGACCTTCGCCGACGCCGGGGACAGGATCGGCGATCTGAGGAGGAGGCTGGAGAGGAAGAGAGAGAAGCGCACCGCGGAGGACGGGAAGCAGGCCTCGCTGAGCGACTACTAGGAGGCTTCCCGCGACCCGTGCACGGTGCTGCCAGGTCGATTACTCTTATATACAACGTCATCTTTAGACAGAAGAACACGGTGCGAATATCATGGCCAGAGGTCTTTACGCGGGAAGAAAGCTCCAGAAGGACAGGGGCAGGTTCAGATGGAACGATCGCTACTACAAGAGGCGGATGCTCAGACTGAGGGAGAAATCCGACCCGCTGGAGGGCGCTGCGCAGGCCAAGGGCATCGTGTTGGAGAAGGTGGGCATTGAGGCGAAGCAGCCCAACTCCGCAATCAGGAAATGCGTCAAGGCTCAGCTCATAAAGAACGGCCGCCAGATAACGGCTTTCGCGGTCGGGGATGGAGCAATCAACTTCATAGACGAACATGACGAGGTGTTGGTGGAGGGAATCGGCGGTAGAATGGGTCGATCCTATGGCGACCTGCCCGGTGTCAGGTTCAAGGTCATCAAGGTGAACGATGTCTCCCTGGATGAGCTTGTGAGGGGAAGAAAGGAGAAGCCGATAAGGTAGTGGTATTTTGGAAGAGAAGCCTGAGCCCGAACCGCCGAAGGAGACGAAGACTCCCGAACCGCCGAAGGAGACGAAGACGCCTGAGCCGCCAAAGGAGCCCAAGCCCCGCGCGAAGGCGCCATCTGGCATACTCCTGTTCAACGAATATGACCTCTCCGAGGTCGTGATCAGAGATAAGGGCCTCGGGAGGTACATCAACCTCGACCCAGTCGTCATCCCGCACACTTTTGGGAGACACGCGGACAAGCAGTTCGGGAGGGCGAAAACCAATATCATCGAGAGGCTGATCAACAACATGATGAGGACGGGGAGCTACACCGGGAAGAAGAACAAGTCATACGCCGTAGTGCGGAAGGCCCTGAAGATAATCCAGGAGAGGACGAAGACGAACCCGGTCCAGATCTTCGTTCAGGCTCTGGAGAACGCGGCACCGAGGGAGGAAATCACTCGATTGCGCTTCGGTGGGATAAATGTCCCGAGAGCAGTTGATATATCCCCTTCCAGAAGGCTTGACGTGGTCCTCAGGAACATCTGCAAGGGCGCCGTTGCGGCGTCGCATAAGAACAGGAAGCCCGCGGAGCAGTGCCTCGCCGAGGAGATCATGCTGGCCTCGAAGGGAGACATGAACTCGTTCGCGGTATCCAAGAAGGATGAAGCCGAGAGGGTTGCCGCTTCAGCGCGATAGGGATGGATCATGGGAAGAAAGGAAGAGAACATCAGAAAGGCCCAGGCTCTTATGCACGATGTCAGGTTCATACGAAACATCGGGACCGCCGCGCACATAGACCACGGCAAGACCACCCTCAGCGACAACCTGATCGCGGGGGCGGGGATGATGTCCGAGGAGCTCGCGGGCAAGCAGCTACTGCTGGACTACGACGAGCAGGAGCAGGCCCGAGGAATCACCATAAACGCGGCCAACGCATCGATGGTGCATGAATACGAGGGGAGTGAATATCTCATCAATCTGATAGACACGCCTGGTCACGTCGATTTCGGCGGGGACGTCACCCGCGCGATGCGCGCGATCGATGGCGTGATAATCCTCGTATGCGCCGTCGAGGGAGTGATGCCGCAGACCGAGACGGTCATCAGGCAGGCGATGAAGGAGAAGGTGAAGCCCATCCTCTTCATAAACAAGGTCGACCGACTGATCAACGAGCTCAGGGTCGATGCGGAGGAGATGCAGAACAGGTTCCTCAAGATCATTGCGGAGGTCAACGAGAGGATCAAGAAGCTCGCCCCAGAGGAGTTCAAGGAGGAATGGGCGGTGAAGGTGGAGGACGGCAGCGTGGCCTTCGGTTCCGCCTTCTACAACTGGGCGATCTCGGCCCCCTTCATGAAGAGAAGCGGGATAACATTCAAGGACGCCTATGACTACTGCGCGAAGGAGGATCAGAAGACACTGGCAAAGGTCGCCCCCATACATCAGATCCTGCTGGACATGACGGTGACGCACATGCCCGACCCCGTCGATGCCCAGAAGATCAGAATACCACAGATCTGGCACGGGGACCTCGACTCGGACATCGGGAAGTCCATGTACAACTGCAGACGGGACGGCCCCGTGGCCTTCATGGTCACCAAGATAATCATGGACCCTCACGCAGGCGAGATATCCGTCGGCCGCCTCTTC
The sequence above is drawn from the Candidatus Thermoplasmatota archaeon genome and encodes:
- a CDS encoding M6 family metalloprotease domain-containing protein, giving the protein MRRILAVLLATVLIAIPLNFTIENEDPDPPFGPILMPPNPEVYGSTPAPEFREYPRTRGTRSVGTEEIIVILVEFTDFGHQVTNTQAKFQTLMFSTTSGESSLHNYYDEASYGQLSVVGNSSAWYTVSNPMSEYGADSLSGTDDANGPVYRLVTDAVLLADADIDFSEYDNDGDGIVDHLAVVHAGQGQESSPNTNTIWSHRWAVVDSDMSAPGNQELMVDGVQVYWYTMQSESSPMGVFAHEFGHDLGLIDLYDTESDSEGIGPWGLMGQGAWLGSPAGSEPAHPCAWSKIELGWVVPFEVLTPLVAEDIPQVETSGAIYKLPIADTPAGEEYFLIENRQRVGFDSALPGGGLLIWHVDESVDSNDNQFHRRVDLEEADEVNGENPTQATDPWFDSEEGFTPTSIPDSGTYANARSGWKVRNISASNTTMTADITREVEDDLAVTAVTSKTTAEVGETLTIRATIENKGTNNRTDFNVTLTVYDEAYEPQSELFNNTIIVSSLLSRAVTNLTWMYTPSDIGKILFEVLVDPSDDEIPENNDRIVHSTVSTVYFFDDVESGSTIWETNSAGEVYRWEIVDDATAGGGSFSTTHSWKLGFFGDGGGTLPSKRLYLQTANISVPGGGPVYLSFFHKYFLGELQEREGFAISKTDRSNVTISVDGGAWITLDMFEFSQNSWELSLYDISSDISPAGSDVRIRFDIYVRVLPKSGGWWIDDIALLANPPQEGLVLRIYEDTDSVNPGGYAGFLLKLTNVGDTTDTFRFGIDVLITGWSAYLSQNASDVRPVGDFEMSLGRDEEAIIFLTIQTAEDTPRGTEHLATLTAMSMGDTRKEDAVTFTTVIRQDPLFELLMKAFYYGIIFLIVLVVVAVIVNVLRQHKNKPKYPGY
- a CDS encoding 30S ribosomal protein S7 encodes the protein MLLFNEYDLSEVVIRDKGLGRYINLDPVVIPHTFGRHADKQFGRAKTNIIERLINNMMRTGSYTGKKNKSYAVVRKALKIIQERTKTNPVQIFVQALENAAPREEITRLRFGGINVPRAVDISPSRRLDVVLRNICKGAVAASHKNRKPAEQCLAEEIMLASKGDMNSFAVSKKDEAERVAASAR
- a CDS encoding DEAD/DEAH box helicase, with translation MEHPLLKDGYIEKRDYQVNIARSCSKSPTLVVLPTGMGKTVIATLVIADRMGDGRKILLLAPTKPLVAQHAKSLTTFMRSPNLVQFTGEVPPPSRVDLWREHDIIVSTPQVIENDLESGRIDLADVSLVIFDEAHRAVGDYAYVPIGRACKERKMLTLGMTASPGSDPAKILEVCDNLGIVGVEIRTDYDPDVVNYIHDIDVSYIGVEVPENMKEIIAHLRKALDKQVQQLRDYGFLEPDKPVTRRALLDVQKEVQRRLATGEKNYKLYRAATLQAMAMKTDYAIEFAESQGIDALREYFTRMVEESKQKGAKRAAKQIMKSFEVLQAMGLTKGDDFDRPKLRKVIEILTRQFRDKRDSLAIVFTHYRDTSETVTRELSKIGGLRPVRFVGQSSRGKDRGLKQKEQVEVIRKFERGDCNVLVATRVAEEGLDIPSTDLVIFYEPVPSEIRMIQRRGRTGRKRPGKVVVLGSKATRDEWYHLSAKRKEQRMHRELEILRQELKQSIFVGEPGQETFADAGDRIGDLRRRLERKREKRTAEDGKQASLSDY
- a CDS encoding 30S ribosomal protein S12, whose amino-acid sequence is MARGLYAGRKLQKDRGRFRWNDRYYKRRMLRLREKSDPLEGAAQAKGIVLEKVGIEAKQPNSAIRKCVKAQLIKNGRQITAFAVGDGAINFIDEHDEVLVEGIGGRMGRSYGDLPGVRFKVIKVNDVSLDELVRGRKEKPIR